A single window of Eucalyptus grandis isolate ANBG69807.140 chromosome 1, ASM1654582v1, whole genome shotgun sequence DNA harbors:
- the LOC104447778 gene encoding LOW QUALITY PROTEIN: 1-(5-phosphoribosyl)-5-[(5-phosphoribosylamino)methylideneamino] imidazole-4-carboxamide isomerase, chloroplastic (The sequence of the model RefSeq protein was modified relative to this genomic sequence to represent the inferred CDS: inserted 1 base in 1 codon), whose translation MRMSSLRTSSVPHLSSPRLGFCSSIGSRDGCRCTPTMPISRSSARMSVRCAVRFRPCIDIHKGKVKQIVGSTLCDLKGNESAPVTNFESDVSSAEYAKLYQEDGLAGGHVIMLGADPLSNAAAIEALHAYPGGLQVGGGINSENCLNYIEEGASHVIVTSYVFNNGRMDLERLKDLVHVVGKDRLVLDLSCRKKEGKYAIVTDRWQKFSDVYLDEKILEFLASYADEFLVHGVDVEGKKLGIDEELVALLGKYSQIPVTYAGGVTVMEDLERIKVAGMGRVDVTVGSALDIFXGNLAYKDVVAWHAQQQALPV comes from the exons ATGAGGATGAGCAGCCTCCGCACCAGCTCGGTTCCCCATCTCAGCTCGCCCCGTCTCGGCTTCTGCTCCTCGATCGGCTCGCGCGACGGCTGCCGTTGTACCCCGACGATGCCCATTTCGA GATCCTCCGCGCGGATGTCCGTACGGTGCGCCGTTCGATTCCGTCCTTGCATCGATATACACAAG GGTAAAGTGAAACAAATTGTAGGGTCGACCCTTTGTGATTTGAAGGGCAATGAATCTGCTCCTGTGACCAATTTTGAATCAGACGTATCTTCAGCAGAGTACGCAAAATTATACCAAGAAGATGGGCTAGCAGGTGGTCATGTCATCATGCTTGGAGCAGATCCTCTAAGCAATGCTGCAGCAATTGAAGCATTGCATGCATATCCTG GCGGTCTGCAAGTAGGAGGTGGAATCAATTCAGAAAATTGTCTGAATTACATAGAAGAAGGGGCAAGCCATGTCATTGTAACATCG TATGTGTTCAATAATGGACGAATGGACCTTGAAAGGCTTAAGGATCTTGTGCATGTGGTGGGAAAAGACCGTCTGGTGTTGGATCTTAGCTGCAGGAAGAAG GAGGGTAAATATGCAATTGTCACTGACAGATGGCAGAAATTTAGTGATGTGTATCTGGATGAGAAGATATTAGAGTTTCTTGCGAGCTATGCTGATGAGTTCTTGGTCCATGGTGTTGACGTGGAAGGAAAAAA ATTAGGAATTGATGAAGAGCTTGTGGCTTTGCTTGGCAAGTACTCTCAG ATTCCGGTGACCTACGCAGGTGGTGTTACGGTAATGGAAGATCTGGAGAGGATAAAAGTGGCCGGCATGGGACGTGTGGATGTGACGGTAGGAAGCGCTTTGGATATTT GGGGCAACTTGGCATACAAAGACGTTGTGGCGTGGCATGCTCAGCAGCAGGCTTTGCCTGTTTAA